DNA sequence from the bacterium genome:
TATTCATCCGCATTCGTCTGATCGCGAGATCTCGGGGCCGGCCTCTCTGGATCAGGAGGCTTGGCTCCAAGCGTAGCGTTGGTGGATTCCGCCGACGCGAGGAGACCCGACGACTCGTGCACGAAGCGAGGGTCGGCGCTCGACGGGTCTTCCAAGCGGCGAGTCCCTGAGCACCGTGTGCACGCGGTCTCGTTCGAAGAAATCCACATAGTCGCGGAGTAGGCGTCGCAGGTGGTCCTCGCCGAGGACGACGACATGATCGAGCAACTCGCGTCGCACGGTACCAACGAAGCGTTCGGCGGTTCCGTTCTGCCATGGACTACAGAAGGCGGTTCTCCTGGGAGAGACCCCGAGGTTCGCGACCGCCTTCGCGACCGCGGCCGAGAAGATCGCGTCGTTGTCGTGGATGAGGAAGCGATGCGAAGCTTCGCCCGGAAACGTCACGCGCAGCTGCTGGATCACCCAGCCCGCGGTCGGGTGCTCGGTGACGTTGAAGTGGAGGACGCGACGTCTTCCGTGGTCGAGCACGAACCACACGTATAGAAGCCTGAACCGGACGGTCGGGACGACGAAGAAGTCCATGCCCGCGACCACTTCCTTGTGGTTGCGGAGAAACGTCTTCCAGCGCTGCTGCGCGTCTGGATCGGGCGGTCTGGCCGGGAGGTAGCGGGACACGGTCGCGAGGCTCAGGCGGATTCCCAGCTTCAACAGCTCGGCCTGGATCTTGCGGGCCCTCCAGGGGCTCTCGGCAGCCATTCTGACGATGAGCTGTTGGACCTCCTTGGAGATCGGCGGGCGGCCGGGGCCGGGTTTCGAGATCAATGTCCAGTGGCGTCGGAAGCCTTCACGATGCCAGCGGACGACTGTCTCAGGCTTGACGATGACCAGAGCACTCCTCCAGCGTGGCCAGAGACGCGAGAGGGCTACCCAGAAGGCGCGGTCCAGCGGCCTGAGGCGTGGCCTCCGTCGGTTGTGTGCGTAGGTTGCGAGCTGCTGCCTCAGCGTCAGTTCGACGATCGCCTGCTCACCCCGCGTTCTGAGGAGGGCCGTGGAGCAGCGAACGATCAGCACGATGAGGGAAAGGATGGACTGCACCA
Encoded proteins:
- a CDS encoding transposase, yielding MQSILSLIVLIVRCSTALLRTRGEQAIVELTLRQQLATYAHNRRRPRLRPLDRAFWVALSRLWPRWRSALVIVKPETVVRWHREGFRRHWTLISKPGPGRPPISKEVQQLIVRMAAESPWRARKIQAELLKLGIRLSLATVSRYLPARPPDPDAQQRWKTFLRNHKEVVAGMDFFVVPTVRFRLLYVWFVLDHGRRRVLHFNVTEHPTAGWVIQQLRVTFPGEASHRFLIHDNDAIFSAAVAKAVANLGVSPRRTAFCSPWQNGTAERFVGTVRRELLDHVVVLGEDHLRRLLRDYVDFFERDRVHTVLRDSPLGRPVERRPSLRARVVGSPRVGGIHQRYAWSQAS